The proteins below are encoded in one region of Nocardioides marmorisolisilvae:
- a CDS encoding Fur family transcriptional regulator — MTSTDPGSERLRPTRQRLAVAAALESVEDFRSAQEIHEVVRAGGDNVGLSTVYRTLQAMAEGGELDVLRAENGESVYRRCSTTHHHHLVCRDCGATVEVEGPTVEKWTRAVAAAHGYSEVSHTLEIFGTCAACS, encoded by the coding sequence ATGACGAGCACTGATCCGGGCAGCGAGCGGCTGCGACCGACCCGGCAGCGGCTGGCGGTCGCGGCAGCGCTCGAGTCCGTGGAGGACTTCCGGTCGGCGCAGGAGATCCACGAGGTCGTGCGCGCCGGTGGGGACAACGTCGGGCTGTCCACCGTCTATCGCACCCTGCAGGCCATGGCCGAGGGCGGCGAGCTGGATGTGCTGCGCGCCGAGAACGGCGAGTCGGTCTACCGCCGCTGCAGCACCACCCACCACCACCACCTGGTCTGCCGCGACTGCGGCGCGACCGTCGAGGTCGAGGGCCCCACCGTCGAGAAGTGGACCCGCGCCGTCGCCGCCGCCCACGGCTACTCCGAGGTCTCCCACACCCTGGAGATCTTCGGCACCTGCGCCGCCTGCAGCTGA
- a CDS encoding metal ABC transporter permease, with translation MLDVLTSPLMLRALIAAAVTGLAAPTVGTYLVQRRLSLLGDGIGHICVTGVALGLLTGTSPTFTAVVVAVLGALLIEAIRTSGKATADVALALLFYGGIAGGLVLISLAGNGVFALQGYLFGSITAISWSDVTVSVLLAAVIMVLSVFLLPQLFAVANDEDFARTTGIPVRLYTTLISVLAAVSVSIAMRTVGLLLVSALMIIPVATAQQFARSFRLTMLAATVLGVLAALIGVTTTAFVDAPPGPMIVLVALAGFAITAPIGLVVQRRRKVMVPFADGDPLATPVEEPHQHEHGPGCGHTAVEHGDHVDYIHDGHRHAVHGGHYDEH, from the coding sequence ATGTTGGACGTCCTGACCTCCCCGCTGATGCTGCGCGCACTGATCGCGGCCGCGGTCACCGGCCTTGCGGCACCCACGGTCGGCACCTACCTGGTGCAGCGCCGCCTGTCCCTGCTCGGCGACGGCATCGGCCACATCTGCGTCACCGGGGTCGCACTGGGACTGCTCACCGGCACCTCGCCGACCTTCACCGCGGTCGTGGTCGCGGTCCTCGGTGCGCTGCTGATCGAGGCGATCCGCACGAGTGGCAAGGCGACCGCGGACGTGGCCCTGGCGCTGCTCTTCTACGGCGGCATCGCGGGCGGCCTGGTGCTGATCTCCTTGGCGGGCAACGGCGTCTTCGCGTTGCAGGGCTACCTGTTCGGCTCGATCACCGCGATCTCGTGGTCCGACGTCACCGTGAGCGTGCTGCTCGCCGCCGTCATCATGGTGCTGTCGGTGTTCCTGCTCCCCCAGCTGTTCGCGGTGGCGAATGACGAGGACTTCGCGCGCACCACCGGCATCCCGGTGCGGCTGTACACAACGCTGATCTCGGTCCTCGCGGCCGTGTCGGTGAGCATCGCGATGCGCACCGTCGGCCTGTTGCTGGTGAGCGCGCTGATGATCATCCCGGTCGCCACCGCCCAACAGTTCGCCCGCAGCTTCCGGCTGACCATGCTGGCCGCCACCGTGCTCGGCGTCCTCGCCGCCCTGATCGGGGTCACCACCACGGCGTTCGTCGACGCCCCTCCAGGCCCGATGATCGTGCTGGTCGCACTGGCCGGCTTCGCGATCACGGCGCCGATCGGCCTGGTGGTGCAGCGACGGCGGAAGGTCATGGTGCCCTTCGCCGACGGAGACCCCCTGGCTACCCCGGTCGAGGAGCCGCACCAGCACGAGCACGGTCCCGGCTGCGGTCACACCGCTGTTGAGCACGGCGACCACGTCGACTACATCCACGACGGACACCGGCATGCCGTACACGGAGGTCACTATGACGAGCACTGA
- a CDS encoding metal ABC transporter ATP-binding protein, translated as MNDVITVSDAAVSLSSRPILRHIDLAVQAGEVVALLGANGSGKSTLVKTVVGLHPTTSGEVQLFGVPLRSFTDWQRIGYVPQRSTIAQGVPASVWEVVASGRLARRRPFWPLGRQDREAITTAIAQVGLGDRTHHQVSTLSGGQQQRVLIARTLAGHPGLLVLDEPNAGVDLASQAEIARTLGQRAQDGATILVVLHELGPFAPLVDRTVVMRDGRIEYDGPPRPDLQDHGHHHLPAARTSLGPQVSAPLEER; from the coding sequence GTGAACGACGTCATCACGGTGAGCGATGCCGCGGTCTCGCTCAGCTCCCGACCGATCCTGCGGCACATCGACCTGGCCGTCCAGGCCGGCGAGGTGGTGGCCCTGCTCGGCGCCAACGGCTCCGGCAAGTCCACTCTGGTCAAGACGGTCGTCGGCCTGCACCCGACCACCAGCGGCGAGGTGCAGCTCTTCGGCGTACCGCTGCGGTCGTTCACCGACTGGCAGCGGATCGGGTACGTACCGCAGCGCTCGACGATCGCGCAGGGCGTGCCGGCCAGCGTGTGGGAGGTGGTCGCGTCGGGCCGGCTGGCCCGCCGCCGGCCGTTCTGGCCGCTGGGCCGTCAGGACCGCGAAGCGATCACGACCGCGATCGCACAGGTGGGACTGGGCGATCGCACCCATCACCAGGTCTCCACGCTCTCGGGCGGCCAGCAGCAGCGGGTGCTGATCGCCCGGACCCTGGCCGGACACCCCGGCCTCCTCGTCCTCGACGAGCCCAACGCGGGGGTGGACCTCGCCAGCCAGGCCGAGATCGCGCGCACTCTAGGTCAACGTGCTCAGGACGGCGCCACCATCCTCGTGGTCCTGCACGAGCTGGGTCCCTTCGCGCCGCTGGTCGACCGCACGGTGGTGATGCGTGACGGCCGGATCGAGTACGACGGTCCGCCCCGACCCGACCTGCAGGACCACGGCCACCACCACCTGCCGGCCGCGCGCACATCGCTCGGCCCGCAGGTGAGCGCGCCGCTGGAGGAACGCTGA
- a CDS encoding metal ABC transporter substrate-binding protein codes for MFRRLPPLVALLLLGLLVTACGGIGSTDGKPQVVTSFYPLQFVTERIVGNHAHVTNLTSPGAEPHDLQLTVRQGVLVSNAELAVYEHGLQPSVDQVVTNDPPRHAVDVADVVRLSAVPPGLGDEHATDAKGNAVDPHFWLDPTLLGRVADRIAAVMARADPKHAADYRANNAALQSDLRSLDHDYRVGLEHCRSRTLVVSHDAWEYLGRRYHLRIYPIAGISPDAEPSPKHLSELSQLIRTDKITTVFTERLASPKLADALAGDLGIRTAVLDPIEGLSSADPQATYLSLMRENLAAIQKADSCS; via the coding sequence ATGTTCCGCCGCCTCCCTCCTCTCGTCGCCCTGCTTCTCCTCGGGTTGCTGGTCACGGCGTGTGGCGGGATCGGCAGCACCGACGGGAAGCCCCAGGTGGTGACGTCCTTCTACCCGTTGCAGTTCGTCACGGAGCGCATCGTGGGCAACCATGCCCACGTCACCAACCTCACCAGCCCCGGAGCCGAGCCGCACGACCTGCAGCTGACCGTGCGCCAGGGAGTGCTGGTCTCGAACGCCGAGCTCGCGGTGTACGAGCACGGCCTCCAGCCCTCGGTCGACCAGGTGGTCACGAACGACCCGCCCCGGCACGCCGTCGACGTCGCTGACGTCGTACGGCTGTCCGCTGTGCCGCCGGGGCTCGGAGACGAGCACGCCACCGATGCGAAGGGCAACGCCGTCGATCCGCACTTCTGGCTCGACCCGACGCTCTTGGGCCGGGTGGCCGACCGGATCGCGGCGGTGATGGCGCGGGCGGACCCGAAGCATGCCGCGGACTACCGGGCGAACAACGCCGCGCTGCAGTCCGATCTGCGCTCGCTGGACCACGACTACCGCGTCGGTCTGGAGCACTGCAGATCCCGCACCCTGGTGGTCAGCCACGACGCGTGGGAGTACCTCGGCCGCCGCTACCACCTGCGGATCTATCCGATCGCGGGCATCTCCCCCGACGCCGAGCCGTCCCCGAAGCACCTCTCCGAGCTCTCCCAACTGATCCGCACCGACAAGATCACCACCGTCTTCACCGAACGGCTGGCGAGCCCGAAGCTGGCCGATGCCCTGGCCGGCGACCTCGGCATCCGTACGGCGGTGCTGGACCCGATCGAGGGCCTGTCCTCCGCGGATCCGCAGGCGACGTACCTGAGCCTCATGCGCGAGAACCTCGCGGCGATCCAGAAGGCGGACTCCTGCTCGTGA
- a CDS encoding antibiotic biosynthesis monooxygenase codes for MLVVSRFRVGTTGRSETGFREQLAAAIAALAGQRGFRSAESGRNVDDPDLWVLVTRWADVGSYRRALSSYDVRVTAVPLLSLALDEPSAYEPDEGELNRNVPR; via the coding sequence ATGCTGGTCGTGAGCAGGTTCCGTGTCGGGACCACGGGTCGCAGCGAGACGGGCTTCCGCGAGCAGCTGGCGGCCGCGATCGCGGCGCTGGCGGGCCAGCGCGGATTCAGGAGCGCCGAGTCCGGGCGCAACGTCGACGATCCGGACCTGTGGGTGCTGGTGACGCGCTGGGCGGACGTCGGCAGCTACCGTCGCGCGCTCTCGTCGTACGACGTGCGGGTGACGGCGGTGCCGCTGCTGAGCCTGGCGCTCGACGAACCGTCCGCCTACGAGCCCGATGAGGGCGAGCTGAACCGCAACGTCCCGCGCTGA
- a CDS encoding glycine--tRNA ligase — protein MAKPPTSTLDKVVSLCKRRGFVFPCGDIYGGTRSAWDFGPLGVELKENIKRAWWRAMVTSRDDVVGLDSSVILPTRTWEASGHLSTFSDPLTECQSCHKRFREDHLQEEYAERKGIADPDTVDINESVPCPNCGTRGAWTPPREFNMMLKTYVGVLEDESGLRYLRPETAQGIFLNFANVLTSSRKKPPFGIAQIGKSFRNEITPGNFIFRTREFEQMEMEYFTRPGEDEELHQYWIDTRTQWYVDLGIDPDNLRHYEHPAEKLSHYSKRTVDIEFRFGFSGRDFEELEGIANRTDFDLTQHSEFSGKDLSYFDQGTGERYVPYVIEPAAGLTRSFMAFLIDAYDEDEAPNTKGGVDVRTVLRLDPRLAPVKVAVLPLSRNEDLTPRARQVAAELRQSWNVEFDDAGAIGKRYRRQDEIGTPYCVTIDFDTLDDGAATVRERDSMKQDRIPLEGLRSWFAERLVGC, from the coding sequence GTGGCCAAGCCGCCCACCTCCACCCTCGACAAGGTCGTCTCCCTCTGCAAGCGACGGGGCTTCGTCTTTCCCTGTGGTGACATCTACGGCGGCACCCGATCGGCCTGGGACTTCGGCCCGCTCGGGGTGGAGCTGAAGGAGAACATCAAGCGCGCGTGGTGGCGCGCGATGGTCACCTCGCGCGACGACGTCGTCGGCCTGGACTCCAGCGTGATCCTGCCGACCCGCACCTGGGAGGCCAGCGGCCACCTGAGCACCTTCAGCGACCCGCTCACCGAGTGCCAGTCCTGCCACAAGCGCTTCCGGGAGGACCACCTCCAGGAGGAGTACGCCGAGCGCAAGGGCATCGCGGACCCTGACACTGTCGACATCAACGAGTCGGTGCCGTGCCCCAACTGCGGCACCCGTGGCGCCTGGACCCCGCCCCGCGAGTTCAACATGATGCTGAAGACCTACGTCGGCGTGCTCGAGGACGAGTCCGGCCTGCGCTACCTGCGGCCGGAGACGGCCCAGGGCATCTTCTTGAACTTCGCCAACGTGCTGACCAGCAGCCGCAAGAAGCCGCCCTTCGGCATCGCCCAGATCGGCAAGAGCTTCCGCAACGAGATCACGCCCGGCAACTTCATCTTCCGGACCCGCGAGTTCGAGCAGATGGAGATGGAGTACTTCACCCGTCCGGGCGAGGACGAGGAGCTGCACCAGTACTGGATCGACACCCGGACGCAGTGGTACGTCGACCTCGGCATCGACCCGGACAACCTGCGCCACTACGAGCACCCGGCCGAGAAGCTCTCCCACTACTCCAAGCGCACCGTCGACATCGAGTTCCGCTTCGGCTTCTCCGGACGTGACTTCGAGGAGCTCGAGGGCATCGCGAACCGCACGGACTTCGACCTGACCCAGCACAGCGAGTTCTCCGGCAAGGACCTCTCCTACTTCGATCAGGGCACCGGCGAGCGCTACGTGCCCTACGTCATCGAGCCCGCGGCCGGGCTCACCCGGTCGTTCATGGCCTTCCTGATCGACGCGTACGACGAGGACGAGGCCCCGAACACCAAGGGCGGGGTCGACGTGCGCACGGTGCTGCGCCTGGACCCGAGGCTCGCCCCGGTGAAGGTCGCGGTCCTCCCGCTGAGCCGCAACGAGGACCTCACCCCACGAGCACGGCAGGTCGCCGCGGAGCTGCGGCAGTCGTGGAACGTCGAGTTCGACGACGCCGGCGCGATCGGCAAGAGGTACCGGCGCCAGGACGAGATCGGTACGCCGTACTGCGTGACGATCGACTTCGACACCCTCGACGATGGTGCGGCCACCGTCCGTGAGCGCGACTCGATGAAGCAGGATCGCATCCCTCTCGAGGGACTGCGCAGCTGGTTCGCCGAGCGACTCGTCGGGTGCTGA
- the dusB gene encoding tRNA dihydrouridine synthase DusB: MSTPTSLQLGSLRVDTPVVLAPMAGITNAAYRRLCLEQAAAGGGVGLFVCEMITSRGLVEGDTTTKAMLAFDDLEAVRSVQLYGTDPVYVGKATEILCAEYGVAHVDLNFGCPVPKVTRKGGGAALPWKRRLLADILEAAVGAGERYDVPVTMKTRVGIDPEHETYLDAGRIAQESGAAAIALHGRTAIQGYSGDADWEPIARLVDTLDIPVLGNGDIWEAADAVRMVEQTGAAGVVVGRGCLGRPWLFADLATAFSSAAPEAPHRTALPTLGAVRTMMRRHAELLCGHMGEERGCKEFRKHVSWYLKGFRAGGELRHALALVSTLAELDLLLGELDPDEPFPVSELGHPRGRQGAPRRRVVLPEGWLDERDDRVDLAREDTSETSGG; encoded by the coding sequence CTGAGCACACCCACCTCACTCCAGCTCGGCTCGTTGCGGGTCGACACCCCGGTGGTGCTGGCCCCGATGGCCGGGATCACCAACGCCGCCTACCGCCGGCTGTGCCTCGAGCAGGCGGCTGCCGGCGGTGGGGTCGGCCTCTTCGTGTGCGAGATGATCACCAGCCGTGGGCTGGTCGAGGGCGACACGACCACCAAGGCGATGCTCGCGTTCGATGATCTCGAGGCGGTGCGGTCGGTCCAGCTCTACGGCACCGACCCGGTCTATGTCGGCAAGGCGACCGAGATCCTGTGTGCGGAGTACGGCGTCGCCCACGTCGACTTGAACTTCGGCTGTCCGGTTCCGAAGGTGACCCGCAAGGGCGGCGGCGCCGCGCTGCCGTGGAAGCGCAGGCTGCTGGCCGACATCCTCGAGGCCGCGGTCGGCGCGGGGGAGCGGTACGACGTCCCCGTCACGATGAAGACCCGGGTTGGGATCGATCCCGAGCACGAGACCTACCTCGACGCCGGCCGGATCGCGCAGGAGTCCGGGGCCGCGGCGATCGCGCTGCACGGCCGTACCGCGATCCAGGGCTACTCCGGCGACGCCGACTGGGAGCCGATCGCGCGGCTCGTTGACACCCTGGACATCCCGGTGCTCGGCAACGGGGACATCTGGGAGGCGGCCGACGCCGTTCGGATGGTCGAGCAGACCGGCGCGGCCGGAGTGGTGGTCGGACGGGGCTGCCTGGGTCGGCCCTGGCTCTTCGCCGACCTCGCCACGGCGTTCTCCTCGGCAGCGCCCGAGGCGCCACACCGCACCGCCCTGCCGACGCTGGGGGCCGTGCGCACGATGATGCGTCGGCACGCCGAGCTGCTCTGCGGGCACATGGGGGAGGAGCGCGGCTGCAAGGAGTTCCGCAAGCACGTGTCGTGGTACCTCAAGGGCTTCCGCGCCGGTGGTGAGCTGCGACACGCCCTCGCCCTGGTCAGCACCCTCGCCGAGCTGGACCTGCTGCTCGGCGAGCTCGACCCGGACGAGCCGTTCCCGGTATCCGAGCTCGGCCACCCGCGGGGCCGTCAGGGCGCCCCACGGCGCCGGGTGGTGCTGCCTGAGGGCTGGCTCGACGAACGCGACGACCGGGTCGACCTCGCCCGTGAGGACACCTCCGAGACCAGCGGCGGCTGA
- a CDS encoding SH3 domain-containing protein codes for MSQGRHQGRHRLPAKPPVARGNRRTALLAAPLATIAVVGAGVGVSELPSAPLNPTAAGADLSAAATHRVSSSAIDGAARSVGISRDLDRLAERPVGHKWSTADLNVYTKPSDGAPVVDEVPAAKKVTVTAQTLHGFTGVMVGDALRWVHSAYLAAKKPADPASLGLTFQPCAATASVEHGLVPGAIRAWEAVCNDFPQVTTYGGLANRPEHDTGHAVDAMVYGDSALGYKIAEFLQAHAAELDIYDIIYRQHIWTPVRASEGWRLMPDRGSPTANHMDHVHFAVN; via the coding sequence GTGTCCCAAGGCCGACACCAAGGCCGGCACCGGCTCCCCGCGAAGCCTCCCGTCGCCCGCGGGAACCGCCGTACGGCGCTGCTCGCCGCCCCCCTCGCCACCATCGCCGTGGTCGGGGCCGGGGTCGGGGTCAGCGAGCTGCCCAGCGCTCCCTTGAACCCGACGGCTGCCGGCGCCGACCTCAGCGCGGCGGCCACCCACCGGGTGTCCTCCTCGGCGATCGACGGCGCCGCCCGCAGCGTCGGCATCTCCCGAGACCTGGATCGCCTCGCCGAGCGGCCGGTCGGCCACAAGTGGTCGACCGCGGACCTCAACGTCTACACCAAGCCCAGCGACGGCGCCCCCGTGGTCGATGAGGTGCCTGCCGCGAAGAAGGTCACCGTCACCGCCCAGACCCTGCACGGCTTCACCGGCGTGATGGTCGGCGACGCGCTGCGGTGGGTCCACAGCGCCTACCTGGCGGCGAAGAAGCCTGCGGATCCGGCCAGCCTCGGCCTCACCTTCCAGCCGTGCGCCGCGACCGCCTCGGTCGAGCACGGTCTGGTGCCGGGCGCGATTCGCGCCTGGGAGGCGGTCTGCAACGACTTCCCGCAGGTCACCACGTACGGCGGCCTGGCGAACCGGCCCGAGCACGACACCGGCCATGCCGTCGACGCGATGGTCTACGGCGACTCGGCGCTGGGCTACAAGATCGCGGAGTTCCTGCAGGCCCACGCAGCCGAGCTGGACATCTACGACATCATCTACCGCCAGCACATCTGGACACCGGTGCGGGCCAGTGAGGGGTGGCGGCTGATGCCCGACCGGGGCTCACCGACGGCCAACCACATGGACCACGTCCACTTCGCCGTGAACTGA
- the hisI gene encoding phosphoribosyl-AMP cyclohydrolase — protein MSDLDPAIARRLKRNEQGLVPAIVQQHDTGEVLMLGWMDDEALHRTLSTGRSTFWSRSRQEYWVKGETSGHRQHVREVRLDCDGDTLLVKVDQEGAACHTGDRTCFDADLLSARSTDG, from the coding sequence GTGAGCGATCTCGACCCCGCCATCGCCCGGCGGCTGAAGCGCAACGAGCAGGGCCTCGTGCCTGCCATCGTCCAGCAGCACGACACCGGCGAGGTGCTGATGCTCGGCTGGATGGACGACGAGGCGCTGCACCGCACGCTGAGCACCGGCCGGAGCACGTTCTGGAGCCGGTCCCGTCAGGAGTACTGGGTCAAGGGCGAGACGTCCGGCCATCGACAGCACGTCCGCGAGGTCCGGCTCGACTGCGATGGGGACACCCTGCTGGTCAAGGTCGACCAGGAGGGCGCCGCGTGCCACACCGGTGACCGGACCTGTTTCGACGCCGACCTGCTCAGCGCCCGGAGCACGGATGGCTGA
- a CDS encoding Trp biosynthesis-associated membrane protein — MAEPGSGPGAAPEPTSAGRGRDPRRTFAPVLLPGAAAAALAAVAGAKVWARLDSSADSVSAGLPIDRGVLDAAGQVPLASALSLACLAAWGAILVTRGRFRRVVAAVGLVCAVALLAVTVRSAWSAPDAVRRAVDTQLGLGSPGTGTAAVSLTGWFWVCLVAALVTSVALALAIRFARSWPAMGAKYDAPGAAAQRAAEAEPKTNLEIWKAIDEGRDPTE; from the coding sequence ATGGCTGAGCCAGGATCCGGGCCAGGGGCCGCGCCCGAGCCAACCAGCGCCGGCCGCGGACGTGACCCGCGACGGACCTTCGCGCCGGTGCTCCTGCCGGGTGCAGCGGCGGCCGCGCTGGCGGCGGTCGCTGGGGCGAAGGTCTGGGCGCGGCTGGACAGCTCGGCCGACTCGGTCTCGGCAGGACTGCCGATCGACCGAGGCGTTCTCGACGCCGCGGGCCAGGTCCCGCTGGCCTCCGCGCTGAGCCTGGCCTGCCTGGCGGCCTGGGGCGCGATCCTGGTCACCCGAGGGCGCTTCCGCCGGGTGGTCGCCGCGGTGGGGCTGGTGTGCGCGGTCGCGCTGCTCGCCGTCACGGTCCGGTCGGCCTGGTCGGCGCCCGACGCCGTACGTCGAGCGGTTGACACCCAGCTCGGGCTCGGCAGCCCCGGCACCGGCACGGCTGCGGTGTCGCTGACCGGCTGGTTCTGGGTGTGCCTGGTCGCGGCCCTGGTCACCTCGGTGGCGCTCGCTCTGGCGATCCGGTTCGCCAGGTCGTGGCCGGCGATGGGGGCGAAGTACGACGCCCCGGGCGCGGCCGCACAGCGGGCCGCCGAGGCGGAGCCGAAGACCAATCTGGAGATCTGGAAGGCCATCGACGAGGGGCGCGACCCCACCGAGTGA
- a CDS encoding HGxxPAAW family protein has translation MSDNHGNTPAAWTAVTIALLGFLVGGIGLMVASMPTFWVGVAMAPLAIIVGTVMSRMGYGAAR, from the coding sequence ATGTCAGACAACCACGGCAACACGCCTGCCGCCTGGACCGCCGTGACGATCGCCCTGCTCGGCTTCCTGGTGGGCGGGATCGGCCTGATGGTCGCCAGCATGCCCACATTCTGGGTCGGGGTAGCGATGGCTCCGCTTGCGATCATCGTCGGCACCGTGATGTCGCGGATGGGCTACGGCGCGGCACGCTGA
- a CDS encoding DUF2752 domain-containing protein, whose product MTDGPARRARLSTTVAVVLLLLVVALHLRDPHRHLWVLCPFKALTGWDCPACGGLRAVNDLGNGRLVAAAHSNLLFVASLPLAAVAWLAWLRGAGRDRVPAGLRRLALTAYVVVALAFTVFRNTPWGSALHVS is encoded by the coding sequence GTGACCGACGGCCCCGCCCGGCGAGCCCGGCTGTCCACAACGGTCGCGGTCGTGTTGCTCCTGCTCGTCGTAGCGCTGCACCTGCGCGATCCGCACCGCCATCTGTGGGTGCTCTGCCCGTTCAAGGCGCTCACCGGCTGGGACTGCCCCGCCTGTGGAGGCCTGCGGGCGGTCAACGACCTCGGCAACGGCCGGCTCGTCGCCGCCGCGCACAGCAACCTGCTGTTCGTGGCATCGTTGCCCCTGGCTGCCGTCGCCTGGCTGGCTTGGCTCCGCGGCGCAGGACGGGACCGGGTTCCAGCGGGGCTGAGGCGCCTCGCGCTGACCGCATACGTCGTGGTCGCGCTGGCGTTCACCGTCTTCCGGAACACCCCGTGGGGCTCGGCGCTGCACGTGTCGTGA
- the trpC gene encoding indole-3-glycerol phosphate synthase TrpC has protein sequence MSVLDDIVAGVREDLAVRQQELPEADLHRQVEAARTPIDPMPAFREPGLAVIAEVKRRSPSKGDLAPIPDPAALATAYADGGADAISVLTEQRRFGGSLDDLRAVRAAVPTPLLRKDFVVTDYQLMEARAAGADLVLLIVAALDDVLLADLHATARELGLTPLVETHDHAEIERAVAVGARLIGVNARNLKTLEVDPDVFGRLAATLPADVVKVAESGVAGVDDARRYADQGADVVLVGEALVRDGDPASAVAAMRAVGR, from the coding sequence ATGTCCGTCCTCGACGACATCGTTGCCGGTGTGCGCGAGGACCTCGCCGTACGCCAGCAGGAGCTGCCCGAGGCCGACCTGCACCGCCAGGTCGAAGCCGCCCGGACGCCGATCGACCCCATGCCCGCCTTCCGTGAGCCCGGACTCGCCGTGATCGCCGAGGTCAAGCGCCGTTCGCCGAGCAAGGGGGACCTGGCCCCGATCCCGGACCCGGCCGCGCTGGCCACGGCGTACGCCGACGGCGGAGCCGATGCGATCTCGGTGCTGACCGAGCAGCGGCGGTTCGGCGGATCCCTCGATGACCTCCGCGCCGTCCGTGCGGCGGTGCCGACCCCGTTGCTGCGCAAGGACTTCGTGGTCACCGACTACCAGCTGATGGAGGCGCGGGCCGCCGGCGCCGACCTGGTGCTGCTGATCGTCGCCGCCCTCGACGATGTGCTCCTGGCGGACCTGCACGCGACTGCCCGGGAGCTCGGCCTGACCCCCTTGGTCGAGACGCACGACCACGCTGAGATCGAGCGTGCCGTGGCCGTCGGCGCCCGTCTCATCGGGGTCAACGCCCGCAACCTGAAGACCCTCGAGGTCGACCCCGACGTGTTCGGACGGCTGGCCGCGACGCTGCCCGCCGACGTGGTGAAGGTGGCCGAGTCGGGGGTCGCCGGCGTCGACGACGCCCGCCGGTACGCCGACCAGGGCGCCGACGTGGTGCTGGTCGGCGAGGCACTCGTGCGCGACGGCGATCCCGCCTCGGCCGTCGCCGCGATGCGGGCGGTCGGCAGATGA
- the trpB gene encoding tryptophan synthase subunit beta: MSQQPRDHGPDERGVFGADGDVQWGGRFMPEALIAELDRLTEVWQQAMTDPEFTRTFQQMLHEYAGVPSLLYDATRLSEQVGARILLKREDLNHTGAHKIRNVLGQALLARRMGKTRMIAETGAGQHGVATATAAAYLGLDCVVYMGELDTQRQALNVARMQLLGAEVVAVGSGSRTLKDAINEAIRDWVASVEHTAYCFGTAAGPHPFPAMVRDFCRGIGDEARVQCLGLTGALPDAVVACVGGGSNAIGLFTAFLDDADVAIHGYEAGGEGVDTPRHAATIWAGDVGVLHGARTYVLQDEDGQTIESHSISAGLDYPGVGPQHAHLARSGRATYEPVTDAEAMEAMALLARSEGIICAIESAHAVAGALRLAEQRPGSTILVNLSGRGDKDMGTAIEWFGLGRTDGAGHPDRASDAEIAEGAKS, encoded by the coding sequence ATGAGTCAGCAGCCTCGCGACCACGGACCCGACGAGCGCGGCGTCTTCGGTGCCGACGGCGACGTCCAGTGGGGCGGGCGCTTCATGCCCGAGGCGCTGATCGCCGAACTCGACCGGCTCACCGAGGTCTGGCAGCAGGCGATGACCGACCCCGAGTTCACCCGCACCTTCCAGCAGATGCTGCACGAGTACGCCGGAGTGCCGAGCCTGCTCTACGACGCCACCCGGCTCTCCGAGCAGGTGGGCGCCCGGATCCTGCTCAAGCGCGAGGACCTCAACCACACCGGGGCTCACAAGATCCGCAACGTCCTCGGTCAGGCGCTGCTGGCGCGGCGGATGGGAAAGACCCGGATGATCGCCGAGACCGGGGCCGGCCAGCACGGTGTCGCCACCGCGACCGCAGCGGCCTACCTCGGACTCGACTGCGTCGTCTACATGGGCGAGCTCGACACCCAGCGACAGGCACTCAACGTGGCTCGGATGCAGCTCCTCGGCGCCGAGGTGGTGGCCGTGGGGTCCGGCAGTCGCACGCTCAAGGACGCGATCAACGAGGCGATCCGGGACTGGGTGGCCAGCGTCGAGCACACGGCGTACTGCTTCGGGACCGCGGCGGGACCGCACCCGTTCCCGGCGATGGTTCGCGACTTCTGTCGCGGCATCGGCGACGAGGCCCGCGTCCAGTGCCTGGGGCTGACCGGCGCGCTGCCTGATGCCGTCGTGGCCTGTGTGGGCGGCGGATCCAACGCGATCGGCCTGTTCACCGCGTTCCTCGACGACGCCGACGTCGCGATCCACGGCTACGAGGCCGGCGGCGAGGGCGTGGATACCCCGCGCCACGCCGCGACGATCTGGGCCGGCGATGTCGGGGTCCTGCACGGCGCCCGCACCTACGTGCTCCAGGACGAGGACGGTCAGACGATCGAGTCCCACTCGATCTCCGCCGGCCTGGACTACCCCGGGGTCGGCCCGCAGCACGCACATCTGGCCCGTTCGGGCCGGGCGACCTATGAGCCGGTGACGGACGCCGAGGCGATGGAGGCGATGGCGCTGCTGGCCCGGTCCGAGGGCATCATCTGCGCGATCGAGTCGGCGCACGCCGTCGCCGGTGCGTTGCGGCTCGCCGAGCAGCGGCCCGGCTCGACGATCCTGGTGAACCTCTCCGGACGAGGCGACAAGGACATGGGCACCGCGATCGAATGGTTCGGCCTGGGCCGCACCGACGGGGCGGGCCACCCCGACCGAGCGTCCGACGCCGAGATCGCGGAGGGGGCGAAGTCATGA